From a single Bryobacter aggregatus MPL3 genomic region:
- a CDS encoding Ca2+-dependent phosphoinositide-specific phospholipase C, with protein sequence MKSLKPALLLGLCLTGTAQEFPKTSPQTKLNEIQILGTHNSYAQSVDPQLMEYVEPILARLTAERAKRMTSEQVLSYEEEHPNRVTFTEALSYRHPDLKTQLNAGMRGLELDLNPDPQGGLFLNPAGYRFLRSKGASDLAPADQTGLDQPGLKVLHIADLDFRSHCPTFKGCLTQIREWSDANPKHVPLFILLEAKSQALPIFPNPTQLAPFDKQAFDRIDEEILSVFRRERLIVPDDVRGSHETLKKAVLAQNWPSLEQSRGKVLFLMITANGTASTAPYLEGHPSLKGRVAFLRASPQDDHAAFLMFDNAILRGQEIQGYVQSGYLVRTRADIETLEAKTNDKSRANAAFASGAQIVSTDFFRPGNVYGTSYVVLLPDGGVARCNPVLKRACSTK encoded by the coding sequence ATGAAGTCCTTGAAACCCGCTCTGCTCCTCGGCCTTTGTCTCACTGGAACGGCCCAGGAGTTCCCCAAGACCTCTCCCCAGACCAAGCTCAACGAAATCCAGATCCTCGGCACACACAATAGCTACGCCCAATCCGTCGACCCACAATTGATGGAGTACGTGGAGCCGATCCTGGCCAGGCTGACCGCCGAGCGCGCCAAGCGCATGACGTCCGAACAAGTCCTTAGCTATGAAGAAGAACATCCCAATCGCGTGACCTTCACAGAAGCACTGAGCTATCGTCATCCCGATCTCAAGACGCAGCTCAACGCGGGAATGCGTGGCCTGGAGCTCGATCTCAATCCGGATCCTCAGGGCGGCCTTTTCCTCAATCCCGCCGGGTATCGTTTCCTTCGTTCCAAAGGGGCAAGCGACTTGGCGCCAGCGGATCAGACCGGGCTCGATCAACCCGGTCTCAAGGTGCTCCACATCGCAGACCTCGACTTTCGCAGCCACTGTCCCACTTTCAAGGGATGCCTGACGCAGATCCGCGAATGGTCCGATGCAAATCCCAAACACGTTCCCCTCTTCATCCTTCTGGAGGCGAAGAGCCAGGCGCTCCCAATCTTCCCCAATCCAACCCAACTGGCGCCCTTTGACAAGCAGGCATTTGACCGCATCGACGAGGAAATTCTGAGTGTGTTCCGCCGGGAGCGGCTGATCGTACCCGATGATGTTCGAGGTTCGCACGAGACGCTCAAGAAAGCGGTACTCGCCCAAAACTGGCCGAGCCTTGAGCAGTCACGGGGCAAGGTCCTGTTCCTGATGATCACAGCGAACGGCACAGCCTCGACAGCACCCTATCTCGAAGGGCATCCTTCTCTCAAGGGCCGGGTTGCCTTCTTACGCGCGTCTCCGCAAGACGACCATGCCGCATTCCTGATGTTCGACAACGCAATTCTGCGGGGTCAGGAGATCCAGGGCTATGTCCAGAGTGGCTACCTGGTGCGGACCCGCGCCGATATCGAAACCCTCGAAGCAAAAACAAATGACAAGAGCCGGGCGAATGCCGCCTTCGCCAGCGGGGCGCAGATCGTGTCGACAGACTTCTTCCGCCCGGGAAATGTCTACGGCACCAGCTATGTTGTCCTACTCCCGGATGGCGGCGTCGCCCGCTGCAATCCAGTCCTCAAGAGAGCTTGCTCCACAAAATAG
- a CDS encoding MATE family efflux transporter, with product MSIHPIRGELRLLSKLAIPVILAELGWMLMGVVDTIMVGRLGAEAIGAVAIGNILFHTVGLIAIGMLLGLDTLISQAYGAGDLDDANHSLRQGLWLAAFCAPVLLVAMWLLVPLMRLWGIDARVMDLAEPFTYVLALSVFPISFYTAQRRYLQSLHIVRPITAALLSANLINLVLNWVLIYGHLGFPQLGVTGSAWATVGARIYLALFLFVVLWLRERRADTGLLRWEWPEWARLRQLVVLGAPAAGHIFLEIAVFGAATVLAGRFPPVALAAHEVTLNHAALAYMVPLGISSAAAVRVGNEVGAGNGSGARLAGNTALALGALFMSLSAVFMFTVPRFILGIYTVDRGVIEYAVPLLFWAAAFQLFDGVQVVATGALRGKGDTHAPFLAGIVGYWVLGLPLGAWLCFGAGFGVAGLWIGLSAGLAIVAGLLLVRWLKLT from the coding sequence ATGTCAATTCATCCGATTCGGGGGGAACTGCGTCTTTTATCGAAGCTCGCGATTCCGGTGATCCTGGCAGAGCTCGGTTGGATGCTGATGGGTGTGGTGGACACCATCATGGTGGGAAGGTTGGGCGCTGAGGCGATCGGCGCGGTGGCCATTGGCAACATTCTGTTTCATACGGTTGGCCTGATTGCGATCGGGATGTTGCTGGGGCTCGATACGCTCATCTCGCAGGCTTATGGCGCCGGGGATCTTGACGATGCGAATCATTCGCTGCGGCAGGGACTTTGGCTCGCCGCATTCTGTGCGCCGGTGTTGCTGGTGGCGATGTGGTTGCTGGTGCCTTTGATGCGCCTTTGGGGCATCGATGCACGGGTGATGGATCTGGCGGAGCCTTTCACCTATGTTCTGGCGCTGAGCGTGTTTCCGATTTCCTTCTATACGGCGCAGCGGCGCTATCTGCAGAGTCTGCACATTGTCCGGCCAATCACGGCCGCACTCTTGAGTGCGAACCTGATCAATCTGGTTCTGAATTGGGTGCTGATCTATGGGCATCTTGGTTTTCCGCAACTTGGTGTTACCGGAAGCGCCTGGGCGACGGTGGGCGCTCGCATTTATTTGGCGTTGTTTCTATTTGTGGTGCTGTGGCTGCGAGAGCGGCGGGCCGATACCGGTCTGCTGCGTTGGGAGTGGCCAGAGTGGGCCCGTCTGCGGCAATTGGTCGTGCTCGGAGCACCTGCGGCGGGGCATATCTTTCTCGAGATTGCGGTGTTTGGCGCGGCGACCGTACTGGCTGGCCGCTTTCCCCCGGTTGCGCTTGCCGCGCATGAGGTGACCTTGAATCATGCGGCGCTGGCCTACATGGTGCCGCTGGGCATTTCGAGCGCTGCGGCAGTGCGGGTGGGGAACGAGGTTGGGGCGGGCAATGGGAGCGGCGCCCGCCTGGCGGGCAATACGGCATTGGCGTTGGGCGCCCTGTTTATGAGCTTGTCCGCCGTCTTCATGTTTACGGTGCCGCGATTCATTCTGGGGATCTATACGGTGGATCGCGGGGTGATCGAGTATGCCGTTCCGTTGCTGTTCTGGGCTGCCGCCTTTCAATTGTTTGACGGTGTGCAGGTTGTGGCGACCGGGGCTTTGCGGGGAAAGGGCGATACGCATGCGCCGTTTCTGGCGGGGATTGTCGGCTATTGGGTGTTGGGCTTGCCGCTGGGCGCCTGGCTTTGTTTCGGGGCCGGATTTGGGGTTGCCGGGCTTTGGATTGGGCTCAGTGCGGGACTTGCGATTGTGGCGGGTCTATTGCTTGTACGATGGCTCAAGTTAACCTAA
- the msrB gene encoding peptide-methionine (R)-S-oxide reductase MsrB — protein MSMGTFGLGAAAAAPKKIKIVEFDAAGHRTGVVEVDPIVKTDAEWKKLLSKESFEVAREHGTERAFTGKLNKNYADGLYRCICCDTALFDSATKFDSGTGWPSFYQPIARENIKDVVDQSYGMRRVENLCARCDGHLGHVFEDGPKPTGLRYCMNSVSLKFVPRGKAG, from the coding sequence ATGAGCATGGGAACATTTGGGCTCGGTGCGGCGGCCGCCGCACCGAAGAAGATCAAGATTGTCGAGTTCGACGCCGCTGGCCATCGGACTGGTGTAGTGGAAGTGGATCCCATTGTCAAAACCGATGCGGAGTGGAAGAAGCTGCTGTCCAAGGAATCGTTTGAGGTCGCGCGTGAGCACGGCACGGAACGGGCCTTTACCGGGAAATTGAATAAGAACTATGCGGATGGGTTGTATCGTTGCATCTGTTGCGACACGGCCTTGTTCGATTCGGCAACGAAGTTTGATTCGGGAACGGGCTGGCCGAGTTTCTACCAGCCGATCGCGCGGGAGAACATCAAAGACGTGGTGGACCAAAGCTACGGCATGAGGCGCGTGGAGAATCTGTGCGCCCGCTGTGACGGGCATCTTGGCCATGTGTTTGAGGATGGTCCCAAGCCGACCGGACTGCGCTATTGCATGAACTCGGTCTCGTTGAAGTTTGTGCCTCGTGGGAAGGCTGGCTAG
- the coaE gene encoding dephospho-CoA kinase (Dephospho-CoA kinase (CoaE) performs the final step in coenzyme A biosynthesis.), whose product MIQVGLTGGMATGKSLVGQELVRLGCHLLKADELGHKLLESGGACYDAVVGAFGRAILDANENIERRRLAMVVFNEGGALEKLNSIIHPAVFSYEAEWLRQVGEEEEGQAIAVVEAAILIETGNYKNFDKLIVTWCPEDMMVERAMARGGWSREEARRRIAKQMPADEKKKYADYVIDTSDTLESTLEQTRAVYSALRSLTL is encoded by the coding sequence ATGATCCAGGTGGGGTTGACCGGTGGGATGGCCACCGGCAAGAGTCTGGTGGGCCAGGAACTCGTGCGGCTGGGTTGTCATCTGTTGAAAGCGGATGAATTGGGCCATAAATTACTCGAGAGCGGTGGGGCTTGCTATGACGCCGTGGTGGGGGCTTTCGGGCGGGCGATACTCGACGCCAATGAGAATATCGAACGCCGCCGGCTGGCGATGGTGGTATTTAACGAGGGCGGCGCGCTGGAAAAATTGAACAGTATCATTCATCCCGCCGTCTTTTCTTATGAGGCGGAATGGTTGCGGCAAGTGGGCGAAGAGGAGGAAGGGCAGGCGATTGCGGTGGTGGAAGCCGCAATTTTGATCGAGACGGGGAATTACAAGAATTTTGACAAACTGATTGTGACTTGGTGTCCTGAAGACATGATGGTGGAGCGGGCGATGGCGCGAGGTGGTTGGTCGCGGGAGGAGGCACGCCGCAGGATTGCTAAGCAGATGCCGGCCGATGAGAAGAAGAAGTATGCCGACTATGTCATCGATACGTCGGATACGCTGGAATCGACATTGGAACAAACTCGCGCGGTGTATTCCGCGCTGCGGAGCCTGACTTTATGA
- a CDS encoding S1C family serine protease, which produces MKLRIIGLVAVIVGGFVYATSVAKWNPRGLLSRATGGAVADTGAPLWSGPSVTRGAGLSSDEVNNVEIYKMAHPATVFITSTTLRQDFFLQVYPSKATGSGFVINDRGQILTNFHVVNGSQELTVTTTDKKNYKAVVLDKDPDNDLALIQVETKGAKLANLRLGDSDKVQIGQKVLAIGNPFGLEGTLTTGIVSSMGRAIGDENGRTLEGMIQTDASINPGNSGGPLLDSQGNVIGINTAIYGPNGSIGIGFAMPINRAREMLDAYSSGRKYAPPILGVEVLPIAGDLAQELGYPAEGGLLVTKVRAGSAAAKAGIKGGTRTVQIGRYYIEIGGDLLVQINGRQAEDGNSIPRALRGKRAGDSVEIALIRSGKKVTVQATLQAASDAQI; this is translated from the coding sequence ATGAAATTGCGAATCATTGGACTTGTGGCGGTGATTGTAGGTGGATTTGTTTATGCAACTTCGGTTGCCAAGTGGAATCCACGGGGCCTGTTGAGCCGTGCCACCGGTGGGGCCGTTGCCGATACAGGCGCGCCCTTGTGGTCGGGGCCTTCGGTGACCCGGGGGGCTGGTTTGTCCAGCGACGAAGTGAACAACGTCGAGATTTACAAGATGGCGCATCCGGCGACGGTGTTCATCACCTCGACAACGCTGCGGCAGGACTTTTTCCTCCAGGTCTATCCCTCTAAGGCGACGGGTTCGGGCTTTGTGATCAATGACCGGGGCCAGATTCTTACGAACTTCCATGTCGTCAATGGATCGCAGGAACTGACCGTCACGACAACGGACAAGAAGAATTACAAAGCGGTTGTTCTCGATAAGGATCCGGACAATGACCTGGCACTGATTCAGGTGGAGACGAAAGGCGCCAAGCTAGCGAATCTGCGGTTGGGCGATAGCGACAAAGTCCAGATCGGCCAAAAGGTGTTGGCGATTGGCAATCCCTTTGGTCTGGAGGGGACGCTGACAACGGGAATTGTGAGTTCGATGGGACGTGCGATCGGCGATGAGAATGGCCGCACGCTGGAGGGTATGATTCAGACCGATGCTTCGATCAACCCTGGCAATTCTGGTGGGCCGCTGCTGGATTCGCAGGGCAATGTGATCGGGATCAACACCGCGATTTATGGCCCGAACGGTTCGATCGGAATCGGTTTTGCGATGCCGATCAATCGCGCCCGTGAAATGCTGGACGCCTACTCGAGCGGCCGCAAGTATGCCCCGCCGATTCTCGGTGTCGAGGTACTGCCGATTGCCGGGGATCTGGCGCAGGAGCTTGGCTATCCGGCTGAAGGTGGCTTGCTGGTAACGAAGGTCCGTGCAGGATCGGCGGCGGCAAAGGCCGGCATTAAGGGTGGTACTCGCACGGTGCAGATTGGACGCTACTACATTGAAATCGGTGGCGATCTGCTGGTGCAGATCAATGGCCGCCAGGCCGAGGATGGGAATTCGATTCCGCGGGCGCTGCGTGGGAAGCGGGCGGGAGATTCCGTTGAGATCGCTTTGATCCGGAGCGGCAAAAAGGTCACCGTACAAGCCACTCTTCAGGCTGCCAGCGACGCGCAAATTTAG
- the folD gene encoding bifunctional methylenetetrahydrofolate dehydrogenase/methenyltetrahydrofolate cyclohydrolase FolD → MATILDGKLIRDQILSELKPRVAALAAPPQLVVVLIGDDPASQVYVKNKIAACAAIGIKSRQLSPPASISTEDLLTLIRGLNFDPEVHGILVQLPLPPHVDAGRILEAVAPAKDVDGFHPINAGRLLAGAPGLRPCTPSGIMELLRRYKIPIEGRKAVVVGRSEIVGKPMAILLLQANATVTICHSRTVNLAEECKRADILVAAIGRAEYIGSDHIQPGAVVIDVGMNRVSGRLTGDVDPEAMARLSSAYTPVPGGVGPLTIAMLMANTVQAAENAG, encoded by the coding sequence TTGGCAACCATCCTCGACGGCAAATTGATTCGTGACCAGATTTTGAGTGAGCTGAAGCCTCGCGTTGCGGCCTTGGCTGCGCCGCCGCAATTGGTGGTGGTGTTGATTGGCGATGATCCGGCGAGTCAGGTTTATGTGAAGAACAAGATCGCTGCCTGCGCGGCGATTGGGATCAAGAGCCGGCAGTTGTCGCCGCCCGCTTCGATCAGCACCGAAGACCTTTTGACGCTGATCCGGGGACTGAACTTTGATCCCGAGGTGCACGGCATTCTCGTGCAGTTGCCGCTGCCGCCCCATGTGGACGCGGGAAGGATTCTCGAAGCGGTTGCCCCGGCGAAGGATGTCGATGGTTTTCATCCGATCAATGCCGGACGTCTGCTGGCTGGTGCACCGGGTTTGCGCCCCTGTACCCCGTCGGGCATCATGGAACTCCTGCGGCGCTACAAGATTCCGATCGAGGGACGTAAGGCGGTGGTAGTGGGCCGCAGTGAGATTGTCGGCAAGCCGATGGCGATTCTGCTGTTGCAGGCAAACGCAACCGTGACCATCTGCCACAGCCGCACCGTGAACCTGGCGGAGGAGTGCAAACGCGCCGATATTCTGGTGGCGGCAATCGGACGGGCCGAGTACATTGGCTCCGATCACATCCAACCGGGCGCCGTTGTGATCGACGTCGGAATGAACCGGGTGAGCGGCCGGTTGACCGGCGATGTGGACCCGGAAGCGATGGCGCGGCTGAGCTCCGCCTATACGCCGGTGCCGGGTGGGGTGGGTCCGTTGACGATTGCGATGTTGATGGCGAATACGGTGCAGGCGGCCGAGAACGCAGGATGA
- a CDS encoding sulfite exporter TauE/SafE family protein, whose amino-acid sequence MPEFEWWRYATGALCAFMVGIAKTGVPGLSILTVPVMVLTVGDARLSAGWMLPILCTADLFAVYYWRHHPAAGKLLSLAPWVLLGMIGGALTLSLPEAYLRPIVGLIILIMLCLYLWRRRHAGEAPAAHPLPYGVAAGFSTTVANAAGPVMSLYLLSKRLPKEEFVATGAWFFFFINLLKLPIYVWQGLISKQSLSFGAMMVPAVIAGALTGRWVIQHIPPKVFEATIIVLTAVSTVLLFLR is encoded by the coding sequence GTGCCTGAATTCGAATGGTGGCGATACGCCACGGGCGCGCTTTGCGCCTTCATGGTTGGGATCGCAAAAACGGGAGTTCCCGGCCTCAGCATTCTCACTGTCCCCGTCATGGTCTTAACCGTAGGAGATGCGCGCCTGTCAGCAGGCTGGATGCTCCCCATTCTCTGTACGGCGGACCTCTTTGCCGTCTACTATTGGCGGCATCACCCCGCTGCGGGCAAGCTTCTCTCCCTCGCCCCCTGGGTGCTCCTCGGCATGATCGGCGGCGCACTGACCTTGAGCCTGCCCGAAGCCTACCTGCGCCCCATCGTCGGCCTGATCATCCTCATCATGCTCTGCCTCTACCTTTGGAGGCGGCGTCATGCAGGTGAGGCCCCGGCCGCCCATCCCTTACCCTATGGAGTCGCGGCTGGATTCTCAACAACCGTCGCCAACGCCGCCGGACCGGTGATGAGCCTATACCTCTTGTCGAAACGCCTTCCCAAGGAAGAATTTGTCGCCACCGGCGCGTGGTTCTTCTTCTTTATCAATCTGCTCAAACTCCCGATCTACGTCTGGCAAGGCCTTATCAGCAAACAATCGCTCAGCTTTGGTGCCATGATGGTCCCCGCCGTCATTGCGGGCGCCCTCACGGGCCGCTGGGTCATCCAACACATCCCCCCCAAAGTCTTTGAGGCCACCATCATCGTTCTCACTGCTGTCTCGACGGTTCTTCTATTCCTGCGATAA
- a CDS encoding FAD-dependent oxidoreductase, whose protein sequence is MKPFFLLLCTLTLSAQRNFDVVVYGGTAAGFTTAVSAARHGQKTVLLEPHNHIGGMATGGLSRTDVGRREVIGGMALEFYYRVGQRYEMGRYNNPVAWFYEPKVGEDVMRTMLKEAGVEVLFNQRLKEKDGVKKEGAKVTEITMTNGSRFAGKVFADCSYEGDLMAQAKVSYTYGRESSAQYGETLAGVRDRTPKHQFEVELSPRGADGKLLPEISDKPVPPPGTADKGIQAYNFRIIATNVAANRLPWPKPAGYDAKRYELLAKFLEADTKRRGRAPVFHEMTLIAPIPNGKADFNNNGPFSTDYIGKNYGYPEGNYAERDRIWEDHVRYVQGYYYFLANDPRVPKSLQQEVNTWGLPKDEYLDTRHWPHQLYVREARRMVGEYVMIQKDLQTDLSKPDVIGMGSYNSDSHNIQRIINTKGFVENEGDMQVGVKPYQIPYRMLTPKRDEVTNLLVPVCFSASHVAYSSLRMEPQYMILGHAAGLAASIAIQNAQAVQKIDVAALQATLKKEAGVFQFVENDQIKAIGAIRELLRPKGVQTFNWE, encoded by the coding sequence ATGAAACCGTTTTTTCTTCTCCTCTGTACTCTCACTCTGAGCGCGCAGCGCAACTTTGATGTCGTGGTCTACGGCGGAACGGCGGCGGGGTTTACCACCGCCGTCTCCGCCGCCCGGCACGGCCAGAAAACCGTTCTTCTCGAGCCCCACAACCACATCGGCGGAATGGCGACTGGTGGCCTTTCGCGTACCGATGTCGGCCGGCGCGAAGTCATCGGAGGCATGGCTCTCGAGTTCTACTATCGGGTCGGCCAGCGTTATGAAATGGGCCGCTACAACAACCCTGTCGCCTGGTTCTATGAGCCCAAGGTGGGGGAAGACGTGATGCGCACCATGCTGAAGGAAGCTGGGGTAGAAGTGCTCTTCAACCAGCGGCTGAAAGAAAAGGATGGCGTCAAGAAAGAAGGCGCCAAGGTCACTGAAATCACAATGACCAATGGGTCTCGCTTCGCAGGCAAGGTCTTTGCCGATTGCTCCTACGAGGGTGATCTGATGGCCCAGGCGAAGGTCAGTTATACCTACGGCCGTGAAAGCAGTGCGCAATATGGCGAGACGCTGGCCGGCGTTCGCGACCGTACGCCCAAGCACCAGTTCGAAGTCGAACTGTCTCCGCGCGGCGCTGATGGAAAGCTCTTGCCAGAAATCTCGGACAAGCCTGTCCCGCCTCCCGGCACCGCCGACAAGGGCATCCAGGCCTATAACTTCCGCATCATTGCCACCAACGTGGCAGCGAATCGCCTGCCCTGGCCCAAGCCTGCAGGCTATGACGCCAAGCGCTACGAACTCCTCGCCAAGTTTCTCGAGGCCGATACCAAGCGCCGTGGCCGTGCCCCGGTGTTCCACGAGATGACGCTCATTGCGCCCATCCCGAACGGCAAAGCGGACTTCAACAACAACGGCCCCTTCTCCACCGATTACATCGGCAAGAACTACGGCTACCCCGAAGGCAACTACGCCGAACGCGACCGCATCTGGGAAGACCATGTCCGTTATGTGCAAGGCTATTACTACTTCCTAGCCAACGACCCGCGCGTCCCGAAGAGTCTCCAGCAGGAAGTCAACACCTGGGGTCTTCCGAAGGACGAGTATCTCGATACCAGGCACTGGCCGCACCAGCTCTATGTCCGTGAAGCGCGCCGCATGGTGGGCGAGTACGTCATGATCCAGAAGGATCTCCAGACCGATCTCAGCAAGCCGGACGTCATCGGCATGGGAAGCTACAACTCCGACAGCCACAACATCCAGCGCATCATCAATACAAAGGGTTTTGTCGAGAATGAAGGCGACATGCAGGTGGGTGTCAAGCCTTACCAGATTCCCTACCGGATGCTGACCCCCAAGCGGGATGAGGTCACCAATCTCCTGGTGCCGGTCTGCTTCAGCGCAAGCCACGTCGCTTACTCTTCGCTTCGCATGGAACCGCAGTATATGATTCTCGGCCACGCTGCCGGACTCGCGGCCAGCATCGCGATTCAGAATGCGCAAGCGGTCCAGAAGATCGACGTCGCCGCCTTACAGGCCACGCTCAAAAAAGAAGCGGGTGTATTCCAGTTCGTTGAAAACGACCAGATCAAGGCGATTGGAGCGATTCGCGAACTCCTCCGCCCGAAAGGCGTCCAGACCTTCAACTGGGAGTAG
- a CDS encoding APC family permease → MTLSGPSLLRQISLSAAVALVVSNMVGTGIFTTPGFLARDLGDPRLYFAIWFTGGIIALIGALCYSELGVNFPSSGGEYVFLTQAYGPVWGFMTGWTSFIAGFAAPVAATSLAFADYCGFFFPAFKQNNVYWHVGSGLWSLQIGGAQILACATVGVVTVANLFGVQRAAALQKFLTGLKLSVIATFVVLGLTVGTGNWDNFSLPTLRESSIPLGAQFGISLFYVYVSFSGWNAATYIAEEIRDPVKNLPRALMIGTSLVTVLFLVLNMVYVYAAPLGAMKGIATIGSLASSRLFGSQVAGLFSALIAIALLAMVNAMVTVGPRVVYAMARNGAFFATAAKVDPHWRTPVPAILMQAIVAMVMTLTTLPSLFFFIGFTLNFFSVMSVASLFLFRKRPGWKRLAPVSFLWPLLPIVFIVVGAWMTIFGLTIEPKIALVACLFIGAGALFYQRQLKGAAVWQPSSTAN, encoded by the coding sequence TTGACTCTCTCCGGCCCCAGTCTTCTGCGACAGATCAGCTTGAGTGCTGCGGTTGCCCTTGTCGTTTCGAACATGGTGGGCACCGGTATTTTTACGACTCCGGGCTTTCTGGCGCGGGATCTTGGCGATCCACGGCTTTATTTTGCGATCTGGTTTACGGGGGGCATCATCGCGCTGATTGGTGCTCTTTGCTACTCCGAGCTGGGTGTGAATTTCCCGTCTTCCGGCGGCGAGTATGTTTTTCTGACGCAGGCTTATGGGCCGGTGTGGGGATTCATGACCGGGTGGACGAGTTTTATTGCCGGTTTTGCCGCGCCTGTCGCTGCCACCTCACTTGCCTTTGCCGACTATTGCGGCTTCTTCTTTCCGGCTTTCAAACAGAACAATGTGTATTGGCATGTGGGGAGCGGGCTCTGGAGTTTGCAGATTGGCGGCGCACAGATTCTGGCTTGTGCGACGGTCGGCGTGGTGACGGTCGCCAATCTGTTTGGCGTGCAACGGGCCGCTGCGCTGCAGAAGTTTCTCACTGGTTTGAAGCTGAGCGTCATTGCTACGTTTGTGGTGCTGGGGCTCACGGTGGGCACCGGTAATTGGGATAATTTCTCTTTACCGACTCTGCGCGAATCGAGCATCCCGTTGGGGGCACAGTTTGGCATCAGCCTGTTCTATGTCTATGTCAGCTTTTCCGGCTGGAATGCCGCGACCTATATTGCGGAAGAGATTCGCGATCCGGTGAAGAATCTGCCCCGTGCGCTGATGATCGGAACTTCGCTGGTGACCGTGTTATTTCTCGTGTTGAACATGGTTTATGTCTACGCCGCGCCGTTGGGTGCGATGAAGGGAATTGCGACGATCGGGTCGCTGGCCTCCTCGCGGCTCTTTGGATCGCAGGTGGCAGGCCTGTTTAGCGCGCTGATCGCCATTGCCCTGTTGGCGATGGTGAATGCCATGGTGACGGTGGGGCCGCGCGTGGTGTATGCGATGGCTCGCAATGGAGCCTTCTTTGCGACGGCGGCGAAGGTGGATCCCCATTGGCGGACACCGGTACCAGCGATTCTGATGCAAGCGATCGTGGCGATGGTGATGACGCTCACTACGCTTCCCTCGCTCTTCTTTTTTATCGGGTTTACGCTGAATTTTTTCTCGGTGATGAGCGTGGCGTCGCTGTTTCTCTTCCGCAAGCGTCCTGGATGGAAGCGGCTGGCGCCTGTCTCGTTCCTTTGGCCTTTACTCCCCATTGTGTTCATCGTGGTGGGGGCCTGGATGACCATCTTTGGGCTGACGATTGAACCGAAGATTGCACTTGTTGCCTGTCTCTTCATTGGGGCGGGGGCGCTGTTTTATCAAAGACAACTGAAAGGAGCCGCGGTTTGGCAACCATCCTCGACGGCAAATTGA